The following are encoded in a window of Falco biarmicus isolate bFalBia1 chromosome 8, bFalBia1.pri, whole genome shotgun sequence genomic DNA:
- the SMIM33 gene encoding small integral membrane protein 33 isoform X1 translates to MQPDLFWSLGLMVEEAFPTPSSPCAGKTAQIFTPAHLLRASRSACSAMNTSSPSSQLRQPEPQDAAAFTPISIVRSVTKKSDALPMISVIVVIFVLLAVFIIIAVHYGPHLRTVQITLYHEPMPQDLDNGVHLMDWKKLGSQRKLPAQPCQQELASVDVAGVSCQCSCKHHLPCRSSEPNVIEVTYL, encoded by the exons ATGCAGCCAGATCTCTTCTGGTCACTCGGCTTGATGGTAGAAGAGGCATTTCCCACTCCGTCCTCCCCATGTGCAGGAAAGACAGCCCAAATATTCACCCCAGCTCATCTGCTGAGAGCCTCCAG GTCAGCCTGCTCAGCCATGAACACGTCCTcacccagcagccagctgagaCAGCCTGAGCCCCAGGATGCAGCTGCCTTCACCCCCATCTCCATTGTCAGGAGCGTGACGAAGAAATCGGACGCCCTGCCCATGATCTCAGTGATCGTCGTCATCTTCGTCCTCTTGGCTGTCTTCATCATCATTGCGGTGCACTATGGCCCTCACCTCCGCACCGTCCAGATCACCCTCTACCACGAGCCCATGCCGCAGGACCTGGACAACGGGGTACACCTCATGGACTGGAAGAAGCTGGGCTCCCAGAGGaagctgcctgcccagccctgccagcaggagctggccagCGTGGATGTGGCCGGTGTGAGCTGCCAGTGCTCCTGCAAGCATCACCTTCCCTGCAGGAGCTCTGAGCCCAATGTCATCGAGGTCACATACCTGTGA
- the SMIM33 gene encoding small integral membrane protein 33 isoform X2 has product MNTSSPSSQLRQPEPQDAAAFTPISIVRSVTKKSDALPMISVIVVIFVLLAVFIIIAVHYGPHLRTVQITLYHEPMPQDLDNGVHLMDWKKLGSQRKLPAQPCQQELASVDVAGVSCQCSCKHHLPCRSSEPNVIEVTYL; this is encoded by the coding sequence ATGAACACGTCCTcacccagcagccagctgagaCAGCCTGAGCCCCAGGATGCAGCTGCCTTCACCCCCATCTCCATTGTCAGGAGCGTGACGAAGAAATCGGACGCCCTGCCCATGATCTCAGTGATCGTCGTCATCTTCGTCCTCTTGGCTGTCTTCATCATCATTGCGGTGCACTATGGCCCTCACCTCCGCACCGTCCAGATCACCCTCTACCACGAGCCCATGCCGCAGGACCTGGACAACGGGGTACACCTCATGGACTGGAAGAAGCTGGGCTCCCAGAGGaagctgcctgcccagccctgccagcaggagctggccagCGTGGATGTGGCCGGTGTGAGCTGCCAGTGCTCCTGCAAGCATCACCTTCCCTGCAGGAGCTCTGAGCCCAATGTCATCGAGGTCACATACCTGTGA